AAGACCGACGAAACCGTTGGCGAGCAGCGCATTGCCGACCGGCAGATGGACCAGATAAAGCCCGTAGGAGATGTCGTTGCGGCGCAGCAGCCGCGTCGCCAGCCAGGGCCTGGTATAGGCCGCCGACAGCGTCAGCATCGCCAGCACCGCGAAATTCGCCAGCCCGACGAACCGGCTGCCGCTCATCAGGATCGGCGGAATGCGCCAGCGCAGGCAGAGGACCATCAACACGAGGCATAACGCCGCCCACAACCAAACCCGGCCGCGCAGCAGCGGCATCAGGACCGTCAGGTTGCGCCGCGCCGCGATCCCGCAGCAGAACATGCCGAACCAGGGCAGCGGGGTGAGGCTGAGCAGCTTGAACGGCAGGCCGTTTCCCAGGATGCGATGGTCCAGGTAATCGACCGCAAAGGACAGCACGATGGCGGTGCCCAGGACCGTCGCGGCGCGCCCCGACCTGCGCATCAGCCAATAGAGGATCGGTGTGGCAATGTAGAACGCGACCTCGATCGGAATGGTCCAGAGCGAGCCATTGGCGACGCCGTCGCCGTAGTGGCGCAGAAAACGCGGATTCCAGTCGCAGAGCAGCACAAGCTGCGCGCCGAGCCACAGGACCAGCCGGCCGCCGTCGCGCGCCAGCGGCAGATGCGCAAAGGCGAGGATGCAGGCAAGTGTGAACAGCGTGACCGCCAGGTAGGCGGGCGCGAGACGCAGCAGCCGGTTGCGCGCGAAAGCAGAAGGATCGGGATTGCGTTCCCAGGAGGCTGAGATCAGAAAACCGCTGATGAAGAAAAATACCGGCACGCCTGGCGCCTGGCGCAGAAGATGAATGAACAGCGGTTCGGTGGAAAAGAACTGGTCCCAGAGATGGACGATCAGAACCTGCGCCGCGGCGGCGAGACGCAGCAGATCGAAATTGTTGGGCAGCAAGGCGAGTGCCGCCGGCGCGTCCTCCGTTCCTGCGTCGCGAACCATCCCCATCACGGCTATTCTGCCGCAAAATCGGCGCGCCGCAACGGCGCACAACGACGATAATGGGCCGACGCGGTATCGGTGATGCGATGCGAGGACATGCGATCTTTCTCAGTGGGCCGATCGGTACCGGCAAGACGACGCTGGGCCGGGCTCTGGCGGAACGGCTGGGCGGTGAGTTCATCGACGGCGATGGATATACGGATCAGACGCGGCCGTGGTACTGCTCCATCAAGCGGACGAGCGAAGCGATCGTCGCAAACGGCCTGTCGGCGCTGGAGACGGTCCCGGCCGTGGTCGTTGCCTATCCGCTGGGCTGCATGAACTGGATCTATTTCCGGCGCAAATTCGGCGATGCCGGCGCGACACCGCTGTTCGTATCGCTGCGGGCCTCCTATGAGAGCATCACAAATCCGGCGCGCGGTCGCGTCTTCGCACCGTGGGAGCACAACCGCATCCGGGAGATGATCGGCGAAGGCTATGGCGCCAGGCCGTTCAGCGACTTCGTCTTCGACACGGACGCTGGCCCGTTCGACGAGACCGCCACCCGGTTGACCCAGGCCGTGCGGGCTCGGCTGGCTATTCGACCGTGACGCTCTTGGCAAGGTTGCGCGGCTGGTCGACGTCGGTGCCCTTGGCGATGGCGGCGTAATAGGCCAGCAGCTGCACCGGGATCGAATAGAGGATCGGCGCGATCAGGGGATCGGCATCCGGCACCTCGATGGCGTGCCACAGCTTGTCGCCGGCTTTGCGGATACCCTCGGCGTCGGAGATCAGCATCACCTTGCCGCCGCGCGCCATCGACTCCTGCATGTTGGAGATCGTCTTCTCGTAGACCGCGTCATGCGGCGCGATGACGATGATTGGGACGTTCTCGTCGATCAGCGCGATCGGCCCGTGCTTCATCTCGCCCGCGGCATAACCTTCGGCGTGGACATAGGAGATTTCCTTGAGCTTCAGAGCCCCCTCGAGCGCGATGGGAAAGGACGGACCGCGGCCCAGATAAAGCACGTCGCGGGCCTTGGCGATTTCCTGCCCGAGCTCCTCGAATTTCGGCTCCTGCTTGAGGAATTCGACGATATGACGCGGGGTTTCGAGCAAAGCGGCGCAGAGCCGCGCTTCTTCCTCCGCCGAGAGCATGCCGCGCGCCCGGCCGGCCGCGATGGCGAGCGCCGCCAGGGCGGAAAGCTGACAGGTAAAGGCCTTGGTCGAAGCGACGCCGATCTCCGGACCTGCGAAGGTCGGCACCACGATATCGGCCTCGCGCGCGATGGAGCTCTCGACGACATTGACCATGGCGAGCGTGACCTGGCCGTGTTCCTTCGCATGCCGCTGCGCCGCCAGGGTGTCGGCGGTCTCGCCCGATTGCGAGATGAAGAGCGCCGCGCCGCCCTCGGCATAGACCGGATCGCGGTAGCGCAGCTCGGACGCGACATCGACCTCGACCGGCATGCGGGCGTATTTCTCGAACCAGTATTTGCCGACCAGGGCGGCATAGTAGGAGGTGCCGCAGGCCGAGATCAGCAGGCGCGGCGCCGAGGCCAGCGCATGCGCGAGGCCGTGTTCGTGCAGCGCCACGTTCGGACCGACCGCATCGATGTAATGCGACAGCGTGTGGCCGATGACTTCGGGCTGCTCGGCGATCTCCTTGGCCATGAAGTGACGCTTGCCGCCCTTGTCGACGATCGCCGCTGAAGCGCTGGTGACCTTGACTTCCCGGTTGGCGGGACGGCCCTGCTCGTCGAAAATCGAAATCTGCGGGCCGTCGACCACCACAACGTCGCCATCCTCCAGATACGAAACCCTGTTCGTGAAGGGCGCCAGGGCGAAGGCGTCGGAGCCCAGATAGCCTTCGGTCTCGCCATAGCCGACGGCGAGCGGCGCGCCCTTGCGGGCGCCGATCAGGAGCCCTTCGTGCTCGTTGAAGATCATCGCGAGCGAATAGGCGCCGGTGAGACGGCGCACCGCGGTGATCGCGGCCTCCTTCGGACTCATGCCCTGGTCGAGATAGTCGGTCACCAGGTGCACGGCGACCTCGGAGTCCGTCTCAGACTGGAATGCGTGGCCCTTGGCGACCAGCTCTTCGCGCAATTCGCGGAAGTTCTCGATGATGCCGTTGTGGACGATGGCGACCTTGGACGATGCATGCGGATGGGCGTTCACCTCGGTCGGCGCGCCATGCGTGGCCCAGCGGGTGTGGCCGATGCCGGTGTGGCCGGCGAGCGGGCTGCCCTGCAGCACCTCGCCCAGCTTGCCGAGCTTGCCGGGCGAGCGGCGGCGCGAGATCTGTCCGCCGACCAGCGTGGCGATGCCCGCGGAGTCGTAGCCGCGATATTCCAGGCGCCGGAGCGCGTCG
The nucleotide sequence above comes from Rhizomicrobium sp.. Encoded proteins:
- the glmS gene encoding glutamine--fructose-6-phosphate transaminase (isomerizing) — encoded protein: MCGIVGIAGTRDVAPVILDALRRLEYRGYDSAGIATLVGGQISRRRSPGKLGKLGEVLQGSPLAGHTGIGHTRWATHGAPTEVNAHPHASSKVAIVHNGIIENFRELREELVAKGHAFQSETDSEVAVHLVTDYLDQGMSPKEAAITAVRRLTGAYSLAMIFNEHEGLLIGARKGAPLAVGYGETEGYLGSDAFALAPFTNRVSYLEDGDVVVVDGPQISIFDEQGRPANREVKVTSASAAIVDKGGKRHFMAKEIAEQPEVIGHTLSHYIDAVGPNVALHEHGLAHALASAPRLLISACGTSYYAALVGKYWFEKYARMPVEVDVASELRYRDPVYAEGGAALFISQSGETADTLAAQRHAKEHGQVTLAMVNVVESSIAREADIVVPTFAGPEIGVASTKAFTCQLSALAALAIAAGRARGMLSAEEEARLCAALLETPRHIVEFLKQEPKFEELGQEIAKARDVLYLGRGPSFPIALEGALKLKEISYVHAEGYAAGEMKHGPIALIDENVPIIVIAPHDAVYEKTISNMQESMARGGKVMLISDAEGIRKAGDKLWHAIEVPDADPLIAPILYSIPVQLLAYYAAIAKGTDVDQPRNLAKSVTVE
- a CDS encoding shikimate kinase; translated protein: MRGHAIFLSGPIGTGKTTLGRALAERLGGEFIDGDGYTDQTRPWYCSIKRTSEAIVANGLSALETVPAVVVAYPLGCMNWIYFRRKFGDAGATPLFVSLRASYESITNPARGRVFAPWEHNRIREMIGEGYGARPFSDFVFDTDAGPFDETATRLTQAVRARLAIRP
- a CDS encoding acyltransferase; this translates as MGMVRDAGTEDAPAALALLPNNFDLLRLAAAAQVLIVHLWDQFFSTEPLFIHLLRQAPGVPVFFFISGFLISASWERNPDPSAFARNRLLRLAPAYLAVTLFTLACILAFAHLPLARDGGRLVLWLGAQLVLLCDWNPRFLRHYGDGVANGSLWTIPIEVAFYIATPILYWLMRRSGRAATVLGTAIVLSFAVDYLDHRILGNGLPFKLLSLTPLPWFGMFCCGIAARRNLTVLMPLLRGRVWLWAALCLVLMVLCLRWRIPPILMSGSRFVGLANFAVLAMLTLSAAYTRPWLATRLLRRNDISYGLYLVHLPVGNALLANGFVGLTGVLAAAGLSVALAILSWFAIERPALARRISALYPHAPLVTARTPPARLAP